A DNA window from Pseudomonas sp. B21-056 contains the following coding sequences:
- the greB gene encoding transcription elongation factor GreB — protein MSRYRPPRTAGTALITPEGEARMRAEFHELWHVRRPQVTQAVSEAAAQGDRSENAEYTYGKKMLREIDSRVRFLTKRLEALKVVSDKPSDPNKVYFGAWVTVEDEDGNEARYRIVGPDELDLKQNLISIDSPLARALIGKALDAEVRVQTPTGEKLVYIVDISYP, from the coding sequence ATGAGCCGTTATCGCCCACCTCGCACCGCCGGCACCGCGCTGATCACCCCCGAGGGCGAGGCGCGGATGCGCGCCGAATTCCATGAGCTCTGGCATGTACGCCGCCCGCAAGTGACCCAGGCCGTCAGCGAAGCGGCGGCCCAGGGGGATCGCTCGGAAAATGCCGAATACACCTACGGCAAGAAAATGCTGCGTGAAATCGACAGCCGCGTCCGCTTCCTCACCAAGCGCCTGGAAGCACTCAAAGTTGTCAGTGACAAACCCAGCGACCCGAACAAGGTGTACTTCGGCGCCTGGGTCACGGTCGAGGATGAGGACGGCAATGAGGCCCGCTATCGCATCGTCGGGCCTGACGAGCTGGATTTGAAACAGAACCTGATCAGCATCGATTCGCCGCTGGCGCGAGCACTGATTGGCAAGGCCCTGGACGCTGAAGTCAGGGTGCAGACACCGACGGGCGAGAAACTGGTGTACATCGTGGATATCAGTTATCCATAA
- a CDS encoding ABC transporter permease, translated as MARLPLLRLFSLAVRQLLRDARAGELRVLFFALLVAVAASTAIGYFGARLNGAMMMRATEFLGADLLLEGSSPARPEQIRSGTELGLEHARVVEFSSVVATDNGIQLSSVKAADDLYPLRGELKSAPSPFAPEETGGRPNPGEAWVEARLLTALDLKIGDSIDVGNTTLRLVRVLTYEPDRAGNFYSLTPRVMINLKDLEATGVVQPGSRVSYRDLWRGPASALQTYRDLIKPGLEANQRLQDARDGNRQIGGALGKAERYLNMASLVAVLLSGVAVALSANRFATRRFDASALLRCLGLSRRETMALFSLQLTVLGLLASLSGALLGWIAQLGLFALLHDLLPTTVPPGGLLPAIAGIGTGLVALAGFALPPLAALGRVPPLRVLRRDMLPIPSSTWAVYGAALGALGLIMWRLSLDLVLTFALLGGGVVAALVLGGLLLLLLQSLRRMLARASLPSRLGLGQLLRHPLAAAGQALAFGLILLSMALIALLRGELLDTWQNQLPKNAPNYFALNILPNDKQAFTDKLLQLSAQSAPLYPVVPGRLISINGEPAKEFVTKDSAGDRALQRDLSLTWAADLPEGNVVTAGNWWPQQPPDDIPGVSVEGKVAENLQIKLGDRLVFSVGGVNREAKVTSLREINWDNFQPNFFMIFQPGTLKDLPATYLTSFYLAAGHDQQIVDLSRAFPAVTILQVEALLQQLRSILAQVTLAVEYVLLFVLAAGMAVLFSGLQATLDERIRQGALLRALGAERPLLVKARRIEFGLLGAVSGLLAALGSELVSLVLYRYAFDLPWHPHPWLLMLPLAGALLIGAAGVFGTRRALNASPLTVLREG; from the coding sequence ATGGCACGCTTGCCGCTGTTGCGCCTGTTCAGTCTCGCTGTCCGTCAATTACTGCGCGACGCCCGCGCCGGCGAATTGCGAGTGTTGTTCTTCGCCTTGCTGGTGGCGGTGGCGGCAAGCACCGCCATCGGTTACTTCGGCGCCCGCCTCAATGGCGCGATGATGATGCGCGCCACCGAATTCCTCGGCGCGGACCTGCTGCTCGAAGGCAGCTCGCCTGCCCGTCCCGAACAGATCCGCAGCGGCACCGAGCTGGGCCTGGAGCATGCCCGTGTGGTGGAGTTCTCCAGCGTCGTCGCCACCGACAACGGCATCCAGCTTTCCAGCGTCAAGGCTGCCGATGACCTCTACCCGTTGCGCGGCGAGTTGAAAAGCGCCCCTTCCCCCTTCGCCCCGGAAGAAACCGGTGGACGACCGAACCCGGGCGAGGCGTGGGTCGAAGCCCGGCTGCTGACCGCCCTGGACCTGAAGATCGGCGATAGCATCGACGTCGGCAATACCACCTTGCGCCTGGTCCGGGTGCTGACCTATGAGCCGGATCGTGCCGGCAATTTCTACAGCCTCACGCCCCGGGTCATGATCAACCTCAAGGACCTGGAGGCCACCGGCGTGGTACAGCCCGGCAGCCGAGTCAGCTATCGTGACCTGTGGCGAGGCCCGGCGTCCGCCCTGCAAACCTATCGCGACCTGATCAAACCAGGCCTGGAAGCCAACCAGCGCCTGCAGGATGCCCGCGACGGCAACCGGCAGATCGGTGGCGCCCTGGGCAAGGCCGAGCGCTACCTGAACATGGCCAGCCTGGTGGCGGTGCTGCTGTCCGGCGTCGCGGTCGCCCTCTCCGCCAACCGTTTCGCCACCCGCCGTTTCGACGCCAGTGCGCTGCTGCGCTGCCTGGGCCTGTCACGTCGGGAAACCATGGCGCTGTTCAGCCTGCAATTGACGGTGCTGGGCCTGCTGGCGAGCCTCAGCGGCGCCCTGCTCGGTTGGATCGCCCAGTTGGGACTGTTCGCCCTGCTCCATGACCTGCTCCCCACCACCGTACCGCCCGGCGGCCTGCTGCCGGCCATCGCCGGGATCGGCACCGGGCTGGTGGCGCTGGCGGGGTTCGCCCTGCCACCCCTGGCCGCGTTAGGGCGGGTGCCGCCGTTGCGCGTATTGCGCCGGGACATGCTGCCCATCCCGTCCAGTACCTGGGCGGTCTATGGTGCCGCGCTGGGTGCCCTTGGCCTGATCATGTGGCGCCTGAGCCTGGACCTGGTGCTGACCTTCGCCCTGCTCGGCGGTGGCGTCGTTGCCGCGCTGGTACTCGGCGGCCTGCTGTTGCTGCTGCTTCAAAGCCTGCGCCGGATGCTCGCCCGCGCTTCCCTGCCCTCGCGACTGGGGCTCGGCCAATTGCTGCGCCATCCCCTGGCGGCGGCCGGCCAGGCATTGGCATTCGGCCTGATCCTGTTGTCCATGGCGTTGATCGCACTGTTGCGCGGTGAGTTGCTGGACACCTGGCAAAACCAACTGCCGAAAAATGCCCCGAACTACTTCGCCCTGAACATCCTGCCCAATGACAAGCAGGCCTTCACCGACAAGCTGTTGCAGTTGTCGGCACAATCGGCCCCGCTCTATCCCGTGGTGCCGGGGCGGCTCATCAGCATCAACGGCGAACCGGCCAAGGAGTTTGTCACCAAGGATTCGGCCGGGGACCGGGCACTGCAGCGCGACCTGAGCCTGACCTGGGCCGCGGACTTGCCGGAAGGAAACGTCGTCACGGCCGGGAACTGGTGGCCACAGCAACCACCGGACGATATACCGGGGGTTTCGGTGGAGGGCAAAGTGGCCGAAAACCTGCAGATCAAACTGGGCGACCGGCTGGTGTTCAGCGTGGGGGGCGTCAACCGCGAAGCGAAGGTCACCAGCCTGCGGGAGATCAATTGGGACAACTTCCAGCCCAACTTCTTCATGATCTTCCAACCCGGCACCCTGAAGGACCTGCCGGCCACCTACCTCACCAGCTTCTATCTGGCCGCCGGTCACGATCAGCAGATTGTCGACCTGTCCCGGGCCTTCCCGGCGGTGACGATCCTGCAGGTCGAAGCCTTGCTGCAGCAACTGCGCAGCATTCTGGCCCAGGTGACCCTGGCGGTGGAGTACGTGCTGCTGTTCGTGTTGGCGGCGGGCATGGCCGTGCTGTTCTCCGGCCTGCAGGCCACCCTGGATGAACGGATTCGTCAAGGCGCGCTGTTGCGGGCCCTGGGCGCCGAGCGGCCCTTGCTGGTGAAAGCCCGACGCATTGAATTCGGCCTGTTGGGTGCGGTCAGCGGGTTGCTGGCGGCCCTGGGTTCGGAACTGGTCAGCCTGGTGCTCTACCGTTACGCCTTCGACCTGCCCTGGCATCCGCATCCATGGCTGCTGATGCTGCCGTTGGCAGGCGCCTTGCTGATCGGCGCAGCGGGGGTGTTCGGCACCCGTCGGGCGCTCAACGCCAGCCCGCTGACAGTGTTGCGCGAGGGTTGA
- a CDS encoding ABC transporter ATP-binding protein produces the protein MGSSILTAKDLSKVVPSAEGELTILHELSLELNKGDSLAIVGASGSGKSTLLGLLAGLDLPSNGEVTLAGQALSALDEDQRARIRAEHVGFVFQSFQLLDSLNALENVMLPLELDGRKDARERATELLQRVGLGQRLTHSPRQLSGGEQQRVAIARAFAAEPDVLFADEPTGNLDSHTGERISDLLFELNKESGTTLVLVTHDERLAHRCRRLIRLEAGQMVAPLEP, from the coding sequence ATGGGCTCAAGCATTCTCACCGCGAAGGACCTTAGCAAAGTGGTTCCCAGCGCGGAAGGTGAACTGACCATCCTGCACGAACTCAGCCTGGAACTGAACAAGGGCGACAGCCTGGCCATTGTCGGCGCGTCCGGTTCCGGCAAATCCACTCTCCTGGGCCTGCTGGCCGGCCTGGACCTGCCCAGCAACGGTGAAGTGACCCTTGCCGGACAGGCCCTCAGTGCGCTGGACGAAGACCAGCGGGCGCGGATCCGCGCCGAGCACGTCGGCTTCGTCTTCCAGTCGTTCCAACTGCTCGACAGCCTCAATGCGCTGGAAAACGTCATGCTGCCGCTGGAGCTGGACGGCCGAAAAGACGCCCGCGAACGCGCCACGGAACTGTTGCAACGGGTCGGCCTGGGCCAGCGCCTGACCCACTCGCCCCGCCAACTCTCTGGTGGCGAGCAGCAGCGCGTGGCGATTGCCCGCGCCTTCGCCGCCGAGCCCGACGTGCTGTTTGCCGACGAACCCACCGGCAACCTCGACAGCCACACCGGCGAGCGCATCAGCGATCTTTTGTTCGAACTGAACAAGGAAAGCGGCACGACCCTGGTGCTGGTCACCCATGACGAACGCCTGGCCCATCGTTGCCGGCGCCTGATCCGACTTGAAGCCGGCCAGATGGTCGCGCCCCTGGAGCCTTGA
- a CDS encoding arylesterase — translation MRVWFLSAGLALMCMAQNAAAGTVLIVGDSISAAFGLDTRQGWVSLLEQRLKAEGFDDKVVNASISGDTSAGGQARLPALLAAHKPDLVILELGGNDGLRGQPPTQLQQNLAAMIDSSRASGAKVLLLGMQLPPNYGRRYTDAFAKVYSTLADEKKVPLVPFFLQDIGGVPGMMQGDGLHPSVAAQGKLLENVWPTLKPLL, via the coding sequence ATGCGTGTGTGGTTTTTGAGTGCCGGCCTGGCCTTGATGTGCATGGCCCAGAACGCAGCGGCGGGTACAGTCCTGATCGTTGGCGATAGTATCAGCGCGGCTTTCGGCCTGGATACCCGGCAAGGCTGGGTGTCATTGCTCGAACAACGGCTCAAGGCCGAGGGTTTTGACGACAAAGTGGTCAATGCGTCCATCAGCGGCGACACCAGTGCGGGAGGCCAGGCGCGGCTGCCGGCGCTGCTTGCAGCCCATAAGCCGGACCTGGTGATCCTGGAGTTGGGCGGCAACGATGGCTTGCGCGGGCAGCCGCCAACACAATTGCAACAAAACCTTGCAGCGATGATCGACAGCTCCCGCGCCAGCGGTGCGAAGGTGCTGCTGCTCGGTATGCAACTGCCACCCAATTACGGTCGGCGCTACACCGACGCTTTCGCCAAGGTCTACAGCACCCTGGCCGATGAGAAAAAAGTGCCGCTGGTGCCGTTTTTCCTCCAGGACATCGGTGGGGTCCCGGGGATGATGCAGGGCGACGGATTGCACCCGTCCGTCGCGGCTCAGGGCAAGTTGCTGGAAAATGTCTGGCCGACACTGAAACCGCTGCTTTGA
- a CDS encoding L,D-transpeptidase family protein — MLLRLPAVARCLSLAALCVAGPVAALELPLPPPGEDIVGQVQVIKAKYEDTFADLGTTYDLGYSEMVAANPGVDPWLPGAGTEVVLPTRFILPPGPREGIVINLAEYRLYYFPKGKNVVYTFPLGIGREGWGSPIAHTTITAKTPNPTWTPPASIKAEHAADGDPLPNVVPAGPDNPLGPFKFTLGTPGYLIHGSNKKFGIGMRTSHGCFRMFNNNVLQMAGMVPVGTSVRIINDPYKLGLSGGKVYLEAHTPLDDKGNPSVVDKHTAVINAMLKREDITSNLRMDWNVVRDVVAAEDGLPVEIAVPNASAPMVSSAPIDLQQ, encoded by the coding sequence ATGTTGCTGCGCTTGCCTGCCGTCGCCCGCTGCCTGTCTCTTGCCGCCCTGTGTGTGGCGGGCCCTGTTGCCGCATTGGAGCTGCCTCTGCCACCACCGGGCGAAGACATCGTCGGCCAGGTGCAGGTAATCAAGGCCAAGTACGAAGACACCTTCGCCGACCTGGGCACGACCTATGACCTGGGTTACAGCGAGATGGTCGCCGCCAACCCGGGCGTCGACCCCTGGTTGCCGGGCGCTGGCACCGAGGTTGTACTGCCGACCCGTTTCATCCTGCCGCCAGGCCCGCGCGAAGGCATCGTGATCAACCTTGCCGAGTACCGCCTCTACTACTTCCCCAAGGGCAAGAATGTGGTCTACACCTTCCCGCTGGGGATCGGCCGTGAAGGTTGGGGCTCGCCCATCGCCCACACGACCATCACCGCCAAGACACCTAACCCGACGTGGACCCCGCCGGCCTCGATCAAGGCCGAACATGCCGCCGATGGCGACCCGCTGCCGAATGTAGTGCCTGCCGGCCCGGATAACCCGCTGGGCCCCTTCAAGTTCACCCTGGGCACCCCGGGTTACCTGATCCATGGTTCGAACAAGAAATTCGGCATCGGTATGCGCACCAGTCACGGCTGCTTCCGGATGTTCAACAACAACGTCCTGCAAATGGCCGGCATGGTCCCGGTGGGCACGTCGGTGCGGATCATCAACGATCCGTACAAGCTGGGCCTGAGCGGCGGCAAGGTTTACCTGGAAGCCCATACACCGCTGGACGACAAGGGCAACCCATCGGTGGTGGACAAGCACACCGCGGTGATCAACGCGATGCTCAAGCGTGAAGACATCACCAGCAACCTGCGCATGGACTGGAATGTGGTGCGTGACGTAGTGGCCGCCGAAGACGGCCTGCCGGTAGAGATCGCTGTTCCGAATGCTTCGGCGCCGATGGTCTCGAGCGCACCGATCGACCTGCAGCAGTAA
- the oprI gene encoding outer membrane lipoprotei OprI, protein MNNVLKFSALALAAVLATGCSSASKETEARLTATEDAAARAQARADEAYRKADEALAAAQKAQQTADEANERALRMLEKASRK, encoded by the coding sequence ATGAACAACGTTCTGAAATTCTCTGCTCTGGCCCTGGCCGCAGTTCTGGCTACCGGTTGCAGCAGCGCATCGAAAGAAACCGAAGCACGTCTGACTGCCACCGAAGACGCAGCAGCTCGCGCCCAAGCTCGTGCAGACGAAGCCTACCGTAAAGCTGATGAAGCTCTGGCTGCTGCTCAAAAAGCACAACAGACTGCTGACGAAGCTAACGAGCGTGCTCTGCGCATGCTGGAAAAAGCTAGCCGCAAGTAA